From a region of the Theobroma cacao cultivar B97-61/B2 chromosome 8, Criollo_cocoa_genome_V2, whole genome shotgun sequence genome:
- the LOC18592765 gene encoding protein NRT1/ PTR FAMILY 1.1: protein MEMEKPSDHQMKSSENQHAQQQKQITSQKGGLKTMPFVISNETFEKVAGIGLQANMILYLKNKYHMSTATGTNVLFLWSAISNFMPILGAFLSDSFLGRFRVIALGTVISLLGMSLLWLTAVLPQARPPDCSSQNLESCASPKAAQLALLFSSFALMSIGAGGIRPCSLAFGADQFNNPSNPKNERVLQSFFNWYYASVGISIMISITVIVYIQDKAGWAVGFGVPAGLMLFSTVMFLLGSPLYIKMKANKSLFTSFAQVIAAAWKNRHSALPPMDSDGWYYHKGSKLIAPTEKLRFLNKACVIRNPEKDLDLDGWAIDPWNLCTVREVEELKALIKVLPIWSTGIMIATTISQHSFPVLQATVMDRHLFAAGFQIPAGSFGVFAMITLTIWVAVYDRIIVPLLAKFTKRSRGLTSKERMGVGLAISCMATAVAATVESKRRAAAIRKGLADNYYMPVDMSAMWLVPQYSLTGLAEGFNAIGQIEFYYSQFPKSMASIGVALFALGMGVGNLVGSLLVAILNSVTQKKGEVSWVSTNLNKGHYDYYYWLLTILSVINVLYYLVCSWAYGSCENKMVLDEAEELGIKELEEVEGGGKGKGSPIL from the exons ATGGAGATGGAAAAACCTTCCGATCATCAAATGAAAAGTAGCGAAAACCAGCATGCGCAGCAGCAGAAGCAGATCACAAGCCAAAAGGGTGGTCTTAAGACCATGCCTTTTGTTATAT CAAATGAGACATTTGAGAAAGTAGCAGGCATTGGTCTTCAGGCAAATATGATTTTGtacttaaaaaataagtatCACATGTCTACTGCCACAGGAACCAACGTGTTGTTCTTGTGGTCAGcaatttccaatttcatgccAATCCTTGGGGCTTTCCTCTCCGATTCTTTCCTGGGCCGCTTTCGTGTCATTGCACTGGGAACAGTCATCAGTCTTCTT GGAATGAGCTTATTGTGGTTAACTGCAGTCCTTCCACAAGCAAGGCCCCCTGATTGCAGCAGTCAGAACTTAGAAAGTTGTGCGTCCCCAAAAGCAGCACAGCTGGCACTTCTATTCTCATCTTTTGCTCTCATGTCCATTGGAGCCGGTGGCATTAGGCCATGTTCCTTGGCCTTTGGCGCTGACCAGTTTAATAATCCTAGCAACCCCAAAAACGAGAGGGTCTTGCAAAGCTTCTTCAACTGGTATTATGCTTCAGTCGGAATTTCAATCATGATTTCGATCACTGTTATTGTCTATATTCAAGATAAAGCCGGATGGGCTGTGGGCTTTGGAGTTCCAGCAGGGCTCATGTTGTTCTCCACTGTCATGTTCTTATTGGGTTCACCACTTTACATCAAAATGAAAGCAAACAAAAGTTTGTTTACAAGCTTTGCCCAAGTCATAGCGGCGGCTTGGAAGAACAGACACTCGGCTTTGCCACCAATGGACTCTGATGGATGGTACTATCACAAAGGTTCCAAGCTTATTGCACCAACAGAAAAACTAag GTTTCTTAACAAAGCTTGTGTCATTAGAAACCCCGAGAAGGACTTAGACTTAGATGGTTGGGCTATAGATCCATGGAATCTCTGCACGGTCAGAGAAGTGGAAGAGTTGAAAGCATTAATCAAAGTGCTCCCCATTTGGTCTACTGGGATCATGATCGCCACAACCATAAGCCAACACTCATTTCCGGTGCTCCAAGCGACCGTCATGGACAGGCACTTGTTTGCAGCAGGTTTTCAAATTCCTGCGGGTTCCTTTGGTGTGTTTGCAATGATTACTTTGACAATATGGGTAGCAGTCTATGATCGAATCATAGTTCCATTGCTAGCAAAGTTCACTAAACGATCACGAGGGCTTACCTCTAAAGAACGAATGGGCGTTGGGTTAGCAATTTCGTGTATGGCAACAGCAGTGGCAGCAACAGTGGAGAGCAAGCGGAGAGCTGCAGCAATCAGAAAAGGATTGGCCGATAATTATTACATGCCGGTGGACATGTCTGCAATGTGGTTAGTGCCACAATACAGCCTGACTGGATTAGCCGAGGGTTTCAATGCAATTGGGCAAATAGAGTTCTACTACTCTCAGTTCCCTAAAAGCATGGCTAGCATTGGAGTGGCTCTTTTTGCCCTTGGCATGGGAGTGGGAAACTTGGTTGGAAGTCTTTTAGTTGCAATTTTGAATAGTGTGACacaaaaaaaaggggaagTGAGTTGGGTGTCAACCAACCTTAATAAGGGTCACTATGACTACTATTATTGGCTTCTTACAATTCTAAGTGTGATTAATGTCTTGTATTACTTAGTGTGCAGTTGGGCTTATGGATCTTGTGAGAACAAAATGGTGTTGGATGAAGCAGAGGAATTGGGCATAAAGGAGCTGGAAGAAGTAGAAGGCGGCGGCAAGGGAAAGGGATCCCCCATTCTTTGA
- the LOC18592764 gene encoding methyltransferase-like protein 1 isoform X1 yields the protein MDSPERSSRGYARRDREDSSDLKSDRAVGDDEEWEATDNKKKHKSTKSRKPSNVEEGEGIESSSGRRRSSGDRSEGRKRSGASTRADSDEDDYDTRKQSRSKQIKRKQEESSLEKLSSWYQDGEFESRQDGADKSASKGHAWADETERKKVALKLSEQDSSRGSKSKEERSHDGELEKLLDRDSRYSERRESSRDKGHGSSELSRNSRRRWDESDASRKAEENTYERPDLRSGKASDLKYESAREKTASARNEPSEGKSSGADSNNDKCVKSNSREERRLDADNSKSKGRSEALEEDNRASPLNREDRSGREKTEKHRQQRTPSGRDVAESRERTSNMDEDGITWMRDRSSREVGQTNRSRTPERSSRRYQESELSEMDYERSLERKQRELERDDRSKSRDDSWSDRTRDREGSKENWKRRQSSNNDKDSKDGDIAYDRGREWDLPRHGRERNENERPHGRSGNRKDVNRGEAVKTSSNFGISNDNYDVIEIQTKPLDYGRAESASNFPRRTEVGQQSEMKPALNEEEWAYMRDNRGRRTDIYGSGPLDEDSRDKYTEDNNSMQDPNLWNDELDYSGGKGRGQKLTVSGRGIGGQSSSAGSHPPYGNQDPGTFGRAPSQGVKGSRIGRGGRGRPTGRDNQQVGLQLPMMGSPFAHLGMPPPGPMQPINPSMSPAPGPPISPSVFIPPFSPPVVWSGPRAVDMNMLGVPPGLSPVPPGPSGPRFPPNIGASPNPGMYFNQSGPARGPSNVSLSGFNVAGPMGRGTPPERTSGGWVPPRAGGPPGKAPSRGEQNDYSQNFVDTGMRPQNFIRELELTNVVEDYPRLRELIQKKDEIVAKSASPPMYMKCDLRELELSPDFFGTKFDVILIDPPWEEYVHRAPGVADHIEYWTFEEIMNLKIEAIADTPSFIFLWVGDGVGLEQGRQCLKKWGFRRCEDICWVKTNKINATPGLRHDSHTIFQHSKEHCLMGIKGTVRRSTDGHIIHANIDTDVIIAEEPSYGSTQKPEDMYRIIEHFALGRRRLELFGEDHNIRSGWLTVGKGLSSSNFNTEAYIRNFADKDGKVWQGGGGRNPPPDAPHLIKTTPEIEALRPKSPIKNQQQMQQQQSTSISLTTPNSSNRRPAGNSPQNPVAMGLSQEASSSNPSTPAPWASPMEGFRGREGINMSSDDRMFDMYGYGGQANGDYLDFESHRPLNLM from the exons ATGGATTCTCCTGAGCGTAGCAGTCGGGGTTATGCAAGACGAGATAGAGAGGATAGTTCAGACTTGAAAAGTGATAGGGCAGTCGGGGATGATGAGGAATGGGAGGCTACTGATAATAAGAAGAAGCATAAGTCTACCAAGTCTAGAAAGCCTAGCAATGTCGAAGAAGGTGAGGGAATTGAAAGCAGCAGTGGAAGGAGGAGGAGTTCTGGGGATAGAAGTGAGGGCCGCAAAAGGTCAGGTGCTTCTACCAGAGCTGATAGCGACGAAGATGATTATGACACCAGAAAACAGTCGCGTTCCAAGCAGATCAAGAGAAAACAGGAGGAAAGTTCCTTGGAAAAATTGAGTAGTTGGTACCAGGATGGAGAATTTGAAAGCAGACAAGATGGTGCTGATAAGTCCGCCAGTAAAGGACATGCTTGGGCTGATGAGACTGAGAGAAAGAAGGTTGCCTTAAAGCTGTCGGAGCAAGACAGCTCTCGGGGAAGtaaaagcaaagaagaaaggtCCCATGATGGAGAGCTTGAAAAGTTGCTGGATAGAGACTCCAGGTATTCAGAAAGGAGGGAAAGCAGCCGTGATAAGGGTCATGGCTCTTCCGAACTATCAAGAAATTCGAGAAGAAGATGGGATGAATCAGATGCTTCCAGGAAAGCTGAAGAAAACACTTATGAACGGCCTGATCTTAGAAGTGGAAAAGCTTCTGATCTCAAGTATGAAAGTGCTAGAGAGAAAACTGCTTCAGCAAGAAATGAACCTAGTGAGGGTAAAAGCTCTGGAGCAGATTCAAACAATGACAAGTGTGTCAAATCCAACAGTAGGGAAGAGAGAAGACTTGATGCTGACAACAGTAAGAGCAAAGGTCGATCAGAAGCCctagaagaagataataggGCTAGTCCATTGAATCGTGAAGACAGATCAGGTAGGGAGAAAACTGAGAAGCACAGACAACAGAGAACTCCCTCTGGTCGAGATGTTGCTGAAAGCCGAGAAAGGACTTCAAATATGGATGAAGATGGAATAACATGGATGAGGGACAGAAGTTCAAGAGAAGTTGGGCAAACAAACAGGTCTAGAACCCCTGAGAGGAGTAGTAGGCGTTATCAAGAATCAGAGCTTTCTGAGATGGATTATGAAAGAAGCCTGGAGCGCAAACAGAGAGAACTAGAAAGGGATGACAGATCCAAAAGTAGGGATGATAGCTGGAGTGACAGGACAAGGGATCGGGAAGGATCAAAGGAGAACTGGAAAAGGAGGCAATCGAGTAATAATGATAAAGATTCCAAAGATGGGGACATTGCTTATGATCGTGGTAGAGAATGGGATTTGCCGAGGCATGGCCGCGAGAGGAATGAAAATGAGAGGCCTCATGGTCGGTCAGGCAATAGAAAAGATGTAAATCGAGGTGAAGCTGTGAAGACATCatcaaattttggaatttcaaATGATAATTATGATGTGATAGAGATCCAAACCAAGCCTCTTGATTATGGAAGAGCAGAGTCTGCATCCAACTTTCCCCGGAGAACCGAAGTTGGTCAGCAATCTGAAATGAAACCAGCTCTgaatgaggaagaatgggcATATATGCGAGACAATAGGGGAAGGAGAACTGATATATATGGTTCTGGACCCTTGGATGAAGATTCAAGGGACAAATATACAGAGGACAATAACTCAATGCAAGATCCAAATTTATGGAATGATGAACTTGATTACAGTGGAGGAAAAGGGAGAGGCCAGAAACTTACTGTATCTGGCCGTGGCATTGGTGGCCAAAGTTCTAGTGCTGGGTCTCATCCACCTTATGGAAACCAGGATCCAGGAACTTTTGGCCGAGCTCCTTCGCAAGGTGTGAAAGGAAGTAGGATAGGAAGAGGAGGAAGGGGAAGACCTACTgggagggacaatcaacaggTTGGTCTCCAATTGCCTATGATGGGATCACCTTTTGCTCATCTTGGGATGCCACCGCCTGGACCTATGCAACCAATTAACCCTAGTATGTCACCTGCTCCTGGTCCTCCAATTTCTCCAAGTGTCTTCATTCCACCGTTTTCCCCACCTGTGGTCTGGTCTGGCCCTCGAGCAGTTGATATGAATATGCTAGGTGTTCCACCTGGTCTCTCTCCTGTTCCTCCTGGACCTTCTGGCCCAAGGTTTCCTCCTAACATAGGGGCTTCGCCAAACCCTGGTATGTACTTTAATCAATCAGGACCTGCAAGAGGACCTTCAAATGTATCTTTGTCCGGCTTTAATGTGGCGGGGCCCATGGGACGAGGAACACCACCTGAAAGAACATCTGGGGGTTGGGTTCCTCCTAGAGCCGGTGGTCCTCCTGGTAAGGCTCCTTCCAGAGGAGAGCAGAATGattattctcaaaattttgttgataCTGGTATGCGACCACAGAATTTTATCAGGGAGCTGGAGCTTACTAATGTTGTAGAGGACTATCCAAGGCTTAGGGAGCTTATACAGAAAAAGGATGAGATTGTAGCTAAATCTGCTTCTCCTCCCATGTATATGAAGTGTGACCTGCGTGAGTTGGAGCTGTCTCCAGATTTCTTTGGAACCAAGTTTGATGTTATTCTTATAGATCCCCCTTGGGAGGAATATGTTCACCGGGCTCCTGGAGTTGCCGACCATATTGAGTATTGGACATTCGAAGAGATCATGAATCTTAAGATTGAG GCAATAGCTGACACACCTTCGTTTATCTTCCTTTGGGTGGGTGATGGTGTGGGCCTTGAGCAGGGCCGTCAGTGCCTAAAGAAG TGGGGTTTTCGGAGGTGTGAGGATATTTGCTGGGTGAAGACCAACAAAATAAATGCAACTCCAGGCTTACGACATGATTCTCATACTATATTTCAGCACTCAAAg GAACACTGCCTGATGGGTATAAAAGGAACTGTTCGTCGCAGTACTGATGGTCATATAATTCATGCCAACATTGACACTGATGTAATTATTGCTGAGGAACCTTCTTATG GTTCAACTCAAAAGCCAGAAGATATGTATCGAATAATTGAGCATTTTGCTCTTGGCCGCAGAAGGCTTGAGCTCTTTGGTGAAGACCATAATATTCGATCTGGTTGGCTGACTGTCGGTAAAGGACTGTCCTCATCAAATTTTAACACAGAG GCATATATCAGAAACTTTGCAGACAAGGATGGAAAGGTTTGGCAAGGTGGAGGAGGACGAAATCCACCCCCAGATGCACCTCATCTAATCAAGACAACCCCAGAAATAGAGGCCCTGCGTCCCAAGTCACCCATCAAGAACCAGCAGCAGATGCAGCAACAGCAGTCAACTTCTATTTCTCTGACAACACCCAATTCCTCCAACAGAAGACCTGCTGGAAATTCACCGCAGAACCCAGTTGCAATGGGTTTGAGTCAAGAAGCTTCGAGCTCAAACCCATCAACTCCTGCTCCTTGGGCTTCGCCTATGGAGGGTTTCAGAGGACGAGAGGGCATAAACATGTCGTCAGATGATAGGATGTTTGATATGTATGGATATGGTGGCCAGGCAAATGGGGATTACCTGGATTTTGAGTCTCATAGACCACTGAATTTAATGTGA
- the LOC18592764 gene encoding methyltransferase-like protein 1 isoform X2 → MDSPERSSRGYARRDREDSSDLKSDRAVGDDEEWEATDNKKKHKSTKSRKPSNVEEGEGIESSSGRRRSSGDRSEGRKRSGASTRADSDEDDYDTRKQSRSKQIKRKQEESSLEKLSSWYQDGEFESRQDGADKSASKGHAWADETERKKVALKLSEQDSSRGSKSKEERSHDGELEKLLDRDSRYSERRESSRDKGHGSSELSRNSRRRWDESDASRKAEENTYERPDLRSGKASDLKYESAREKTASARNEPSEGKSSGADSNNDKCVKSNSREERRLDADNSKSKGRSEALEEDNRASPLNREDRSGREKTEKHRQQRTPSGRDVAESRERTSNMDEDGITWMRDRSSREVGQTNRSRTPERSSRRYQESELSEMDYERSLERKQRELERDDRSKSRDDSWSDRTRDREGSKENWKRRQSSNNDKDSKDGDIAYDRGREWDLPRHGRERNENERPHGRSGNRKDVNRGEAVKTSSNFGISNDNYDVIEIQTKPLDYGRAESASNFPRRTEVGQQSEMKPALNEEEWAYMRDNRGRRTDIYGSGPLDEDSRDKYTEDNNSMQDPNLWNDELDYSGGKGRGQKLTVSGRGIGGQSSSAGSHPPYGNQDPGTFGRAPSQGVKGSRIGRGGRGRPTGRDNQQVGLQLPMMGSPFAHLGMPPPGPMQPINPSMSPAPGPPISPSVFIPPFSPPVVWSGPRAVDMNMLGVPPGLSPVPPGPSGPRFPPNIGASPNPGMYFNQSGPARGPSNVSLSGFNVAGPMGRGTPPERTSGGWVPPRAGGPPGKAPSRGEQNDYSQNFVDTGMRPQNFIRELELTNVVEDYPRLRELIQKKDEIVAKSASPPMYMKCDLRELELSPDFFGTKFDVILIDPPWEEYVHRAPGVADHIEYWTFEEIMNLKIEAIADTPSFIFLWVGDGVGLEQGRQCLKKWGFRRCEDICWVKTNKINATPGLRHDSHTIFQHSKEHCLMGIKGTVRRSTDGHIIHANIDTDVIIAEEPSYEGLSSLVKTIIFDLVG, encoded by the exons ATGGATTCTCCTGAGCGTAGCAGTCGGGGTTATGCAAGACGAGATAGAGAGGATAGTTCAGACTTGAAAAGTGATAGGGCAGTCGGGGATGATGAGGAATGGGAGGCTACTGATAATAAGAAGAAGCATAAGTCTACCAAGTCTAGAAAGCCTAGCAATGTCGAAGAAGGTGAGGGAATTGAAAGCAGCAGTGGAAGGAGGAGGAGTTCTGGGGATAGAAGTGAGGGCCGCAAAAGGTCAGGTGCTTCTACCAGAGCTGATAGCGACGAAGATGATTATGACACCAGAAAACAGTCGCGTTCCAAGCAGATCAAGAGAAAACAGGAGGAAAGTTCCTTGGAAAAATTGAGTAGTTGGTACCAGGATGGAGAATTTGAAAGCAGACAAGATGGTGCTGATAAGTCCGCCAGTAAAGGACATGCTTGGGCTGATGAGACTGAGAGAAAGAAGGTTGCCTTAAAGCTGTCGGAGCAAGACAGCTCTCGGGGAAGtaaaagcaaagaagaaaggtCCCATGATGGAGAGCTTGAAAAGTTGCTGGATAGAGACTCCAGGTATTCAGAAAGGAGGGAAAGCAGCCGTGATAAGGGTCATGGCTCTTCCGAACTATCAAGAAATTCGAGAAGAAGATGGGATGAATCAGATGCTTCCAGGAAAGCTGAAGAAAACACTTATGAACGGCCTGATCTTAGAAGTGGAAAAGCTTCTGATCTCAAGTATGAAAGTGCTAGAGAGAAAACTGCTTCAGCAAGAAATGAACCTAGTGAGGGTAAAAGCTCTGGAGCAGATTCAAACAATGACAAGTGTGTCAAATCCAACAGTAGGGAAGAGAGAAGACTTGATGCTGACAACAGTAAGAGCAAAGGTCGATCAGAAGCCctagaagaagataataggGCTAGTCCATTGAATCGTGAAGACAGATCAGGTAGGGAGAAAACTGAGAAGCACAGACAACAGAGAACTCCCTCTGGTCGAGATGTTGCTGAAAGCCGAGAAAGGACTTCAAATATGGATGAAGATGGAATAACATGGATGAGGGACAGAAGTTCAAGAGAAGTTGGGCAAACAAACAGGTCTAGAACCCCTGAGAGGAGTAGTAGGCGTTATCAAGAATCAGAGCTTTCTGAGATGGATTATGAAAGAAGCCTGGAGCGCAAACAGAGAGAACTAGAAAGGGATGACAGATCCAAAAGTAGGGATGATAGCTGGAGTGACAGGACAAGGGATCGGGAAGGATCAAAGGAGAACTGGAAAAGGAGGCAATCGAGTAATAATGATAAAGATTCCAAAGATGGGGACATTGCTTATGATCGTGGTAGAGAATGGGATTTGCCGAGGCATGGCCGCGAGAGGAATGAAAATGAGAGGCCTCATGGTCGGTCAGGCAATAGAAAAGATGTAAATCGAGGTGAAGCTGTGAAGACATCatcaaattttggaatttcaaATGATAATTATGATGTGATAGAGATCCAAACCAAGCCTCTTGATTATGGAAGAGCAGAGTCTGCATCCAACTTTCCCCGGAGAACCGAAGTTGGTCAGCAATCTGAAATGAAACCAGCTCTgaatgaggaagaatgggcATATATGCGAGACAATAGGGGAAGGAGAACTGATATATATGGTTCTGGACCCTTGGATGAAGATTCAAGGGACAAATATACAGAGGACAATAACTCAATGCAAGATCCAAATTTATGGAATGATGAACTTGATTACAGTGGAGGAAAAGGGAGAGGCCAGAAACTTACTGTATCTGGCCGTGGCATTGGTGGCCAAAGTTCTAGTGCTGGGTCTCATCCACCTTATGGAAACCAGGATCCAGGAACTTTTGGCCGAGCTCCTTCGCAAGGTGTGAAAGGAAGTAGGATAGGAAGAGGAGGAAGGGGAAGACCTACTgggagggacaatcaacaggTTGGTCTCCAATTGCCTATGATGGGATCACCTTTTGCTCATCTTGGGATGCCACCGCCTGGACCTATGCAACCAATTAACCCTAGTATGTCACCTGCTCCTGGTCCTCCAATTTCTCCAAGTGTCTTCATTCCACCGTTTTCCCCACCTGTGGTCTGGTCTGGCCCTCGAGCAGTTGATATGAATATGCTAGGTGTTCCACCTGGTCTCTCTCCTGTTCCTCCTGGACCTTCTGGCCCAAGGTTTCCTCCTAACATAGGGGCTTCGCCAAACCCTGGTATGTACTTTAATCAATCAGGACCTGCAAGAGGACCTTCAAATGTATCTTTGTCCGGCTTTAATGTGGCGGGGCCCATGGGACGAGGAACACCACCTGAAAGAACATCTGGGGGTTGGGTTCCTCCTAGAGCCGGTGGTCCTCCTGGTAAGGCTCCTTCCAGAGGAGAGCAGAATGattattctcaaaattttgttgataCTGGTATGCGACCACAGAATTTTATCAGGGAGCTGGAGCTTACTAATGTTGTAGAGGACTATCCAAGGCTTAGGGAGCTTATACAGAAAAAGGATGAGATTGTAGCTAAATCTGCTTCTCCTCCCATGTATATGAAGTGTGACCTGCGTGAGTTGGAGCTGTCTCCAGATTTCTTTGGAACCAAGTTTGATGTTATTCTTATAGATCCCCCTTGGGAGGAATATGTTCACCGGGCTCCTGGAGTTGCCGACCATATTGAGTATTGGACATTCGAAGAGATCATGAATCTTAAGATTGAG GCAATAGCTGACACACCTTCGTTTATCTTCCTTTGGGTGGGTGATGGTGTGGGCCTTGAGCAGGGCCGTCAGTGCCTAAAGAAG TGGGGTTTTCGGAGGTGTGAGGATATTTGCTGGGTGAAGACCAACAAAATAAATGCAACTCCAGGCTTACGACATGATTCTCATACTATATTTCAGCACTCAAAg GAACACTGCCTGATGGGTATAAAAGGAACTGTTCGTCGCAGTACTGATGGTCATATAATTCATGCCAACATTGACACTGATGTAATTATTGCTGAGGAACCTTCTTATG AAGGCTTGAGCTCTTTGGTGAAGACCATAATATTCGATCTGGTTGGCTGA